The Cytobacillus sp. NJ13 sequence CCAACATCTAGAACGCCAAGCAGACCTTTTGTGATAATGTCAGAAAGGAATCCGCCAACAGGCTGCAGGACAAAGAATGTCGCAAAGCCTGTAATTAATAATGCCAGTGTCGGTGTTACGATAATATCGATTGCTGACGGGACGACTTTGCGGATTCTTTTTTCCAAAAAGGCCACAAGCGCAGCAGCGAGCATGACTCCAATCAGGCCGCCACGGCCTGGCACCAACGCTTCACCGAAGAGAGTTATATTGGCAAGGCCTGGGTTGATTAATAGAATACCAGCCGCACCGCCCAGAGCAGGAGACCCTCCAAACTCCTTCGCTGTGTTAATACCTACAAACACGCCAAGGTAACCGAATAAACCCCAGCCAATCAGATCAAGCATTTGAACGAGCGTGGATTCCGGATCTCCGCCTGATTTGATGATTACATTATTGATCCCTGCAATCAAACCGGAAGCAACGATAGCTGGAATCAGCGGGATAAAGATACTTGCAATTTTTCTTAAAAATAACTTGAAAGGAGTAGCGTTTTTCTCATTGAGTCCGGCTTTCGTCCGGGCTGCCAGTCCTTCCAATGAAGTGTCAATCTCTTCGTCCTCATCATCAACGGATGAAACATTTTTGCCTGTCATCCTGGAAACTTCGTCAGCAACCTTGGTGACGATCCCAGGTCCGAGGATGATTTGGAGTGTTTCTGCTTCCACCACACCCATAACGCCATCAATATCCTTAATGCCATTCAGGTTGACTTTGCTTTCATCGACCGGCTTCACGCGAAGGCGGGTCATGCAGGAGGCCAGTTCCGCGATATTGCCGGTGCCGCCCAACTGCTCCGTAATCTCTT is a genomic window containing:
- a CDS encoding PTS transporter subunit EIIC, whose product is MRKEERLAKEITEQLGGTGNIAELASCMTRLRVKPVDESKVNLNGIKDIDGVMGVVEAETLQIILGPGIVTKVADEVSRMTGKNVSSVDDEDEEIDTSLEGLAARTKAGLNEKNATPFKLFLRKIASIFIPLIPAIVASGLIAGINNVIIKSGGDPESTLVQMLDLIGWGLFGYLGVFVGINTAKEFGGSPALGGAAGILLINPGLANITLFGEALVPGRGGLIGVMLAAALVAFLEKRIRKVVPSAIDIIVTPTLALLITGFATFFVLQPVGGFLSDIITKGLLGVLDVGGILAGLVLAGTFLPLVVTGLHQGLTPVHMELINSIGDDPLLPILAMGGAGQVGAAFAIYFKTKNARLKKVIKGGLPVGMLGIGEPLIFGVTLPLGRPFLTACLGAAVGGAFQAFFKIATVAIGVSGIPLAFLVHTNQIVLYLIGLLIAYAFGFLFTWLFGFKEEMAKNI